GGAGGGTTGCCCCCGCCCCAGGGACGAGGCGAGGGGCTTGATTCTTTGTTTCCAGTCGTCAGCGCGGCAGGGATACGTGGGGCAGGTGGAGCTTCGCCGATTCCCCGAAGCGGCGCAGGCCGTCAGTGCGCGAGGACCGGGACGGGCGCGGGCGACGCCTGAACTTCCCTCGTCAGCCACCGGGCGGCGTAGGCGTCGAGCGCGCGGACCTCCAGCCGCGGCGCCGCCAGCCCCACGTACCCGTCGGGCCGCACGAGGTAGGCCGCGCAGGGCTCCAGCCCCGCACGCCGGGCTGCCGCGCCGTAGGGAAAGACGTGCAGGGGAACGCCCCACCGCTCACACCAGGCCAGGAGTTCCGGGTCGGCGCCGCCGTAGGCGTGGACCTGCCAGGAGAGCGACTTCAGGGCGTCGAAGTTGCTGCCGCCCCGGTGCGGCACCCAGGGCAGGCGGTCGCCGCCCCGGACCTTCCCGGCGTGCCCCACGCTCAGCGGGCTGTCCGGGTAGTGCAGCCGCGTCTGCGAGATCGTGAGGAACAGCAGGCGCCGCACCGCCCCGAAGCGGGCGAGGACCGGGAGCAGCGTGGGCACGACCCCCAGCCGGAACGCGCGGGCCGCGGCGCCGTGCCCCACGACCCCGGTGAAGACCCGGTCGGTGGTGTTCACCAGGGAGACCGCGAAGGGGCGGCGCTCGGGCTCGTAGGTGTCCAGGAGTTCGGCGTTCCCGCCGCGCAGGACCCCGGCGAGCTTCCAGGCGAGGTTCGCCGCGTCCCCCAGGCCGGTGTTCATGCCCTGCCCGCCGACGGGGGTGTGCACGTGCGCCGCGTCCCCCAGCACAAAGGCGCGCCCGGCGCGGAAGTGGTCGGCGACCCGGTGGTGCACCCGGTACGTGCTGAACCAGTGGAGCTGCCCCACCCGGGCGAGGCCATCCGCCTCAATCCGCGGCCGGACGAGGTCGAAGGTGGCGTCCTCGGGCGTGCCGGGGGGAAGCTGGCCGACGACGCGGTGGCGGCGCGGCTCGGGCATGGGGAAGAAGGCCAGGAAGTCGTCGCCCGAGAGGACGAGGTTGACATCGCCCTCCCGGACCTTGCCGCCCAGCTCCACGTCGGCGACGTAGAACCGCTGCTCGTAGGTGCCGCCGGACAGGGGGACGCCCACGACGTGCCGGACCAGACTGCGCGCGCCGTCGCAGCCCGCGATGTAGGAGGCCCGGACGGTCTCCACCCGCCCCTCCCGTTCCAGGGTCGCGGTCACGCCGCCTTCGTCCCCGGTGAAGCCCGTCACCTCCGTCTCCCAGTCCACCCGCACGCCGAGCGCGGCGAGGTGCTGGGCGAGCATCTCTTCGTTCTGGTCCTGGGTCAGGATGTACAGGTAGGGGTGCGGCGTGAGGTCGTCGCCAATGCCGCGAAAGCGCACCGCGCCCCGCAGGTCGCCGCGCACGAACAGGTTCAGGCGGTCGAAGTGCCGCCCGCGGGCGAGGGCCTCCTCCCCCAGGCCGAGCTGGTCGTAGAACTCCAGGGTGCGGGCCTGCACGGCGATGGCGCGCGTCTCCCGCACCGGGCCGCTCCGGGGGTCGGCGACGCGCACGCGCACCCCCAGACGGGTGAGCCACAGGGCGAGGAAGAGGCCGGTCGGGCCCGCGCCGGAGATCAGGACTTCCGTTGTGGCGGTCGTCATGGAGCTTCTCCTTTCACGCTGACGGTGCGGAGGAAGAGGTCGATCAGGGTGGCGAGCGCGGCCTCCCCGGGGGGCTGGGGGGGCGCGTCGCCGAACAGGCCGTCGAGGGCCACGAAGCTCATCACGGGTCCCACGAACATGCGGGCGCTGAGGTGGGGGTCGGGGGCGTAGATCAGGCCGCGCCCGTGCGCCTCCCGGAGCAGCCCCTCGGTGACCCCGAGCAGCCGGGCGGGGAACGCCTCGCGGAGGGTGGCGCGCAGCTCGGGCAGGTGGATCGCCTCGCCGATCAGCAGCCGCAGCAGGGCCAGCGCGTCGGGCTCCAGCAGATGCCCGGTGACGGCCCCGGCAAAGGCGAGCAGGCGGGCGCGCAGCTCGGGCAGGGTGGCGGGCGGGTCCTGCACGCGGCCGCCCAGGTCCAGGGCGCTCAGCTCCTGCGCGACGGTCGCGGCGAGCAGCTCGGACTTGCCCCGGTAGTAGGCGTAGAGGGTCTGCTTACTGACGCTGGCGGCCTCGGTGATGGCGTCGGTACTCGTGCGCGCGTAGCCCTGGGAGAGAAACAGGGTGCGCGCGGCAGTGAGGATCTGCTGCCGTTTGGCGCGGGCACGGGGCGTTTCGGGGGCCAAACCTCCTCCAATCAAACCGTACGGTTCGGTTTGATTCTGCGCCCTGGCTTGGGGTCTGTCAAGGCCAGGAGGGACGGGCTTCTGCGCGGAGGCGGGCAGCCGTCCCTCAGCGTGTCGCGGTGGGTGGGTCCTCGGGAGGGGCGTCGCCGGACATCTCGGGGCAACTCGTCCCGGCGGCGTGGCCGGAAGACCCCTTTCACCCTCGCGGGGGACCGATTCTGACCGGGGCCGTCGTGCCGCGGCTCCCGGGCGGGGCCACATCAGGGCGATCCCCGCCCGGTTGTCGGGGCGTCTGCTTCCAGCCTCTTTGCGGAGCGGGCGGAGGCGCCACGACCCGCGGGGTCAGGCGCACCCGCTCTCCCCACGCGGGAACGGTCCAGCATGACGGTGGATCGGGGGGTGGGACGGCTTCTACCGGGCTCTCCCACCCATCCACCTGCGGCCCCCCGTGCTGGCCCCAGGCTGGTTCCCTGCGTGGCCCACGCGCGCGGCGGGCTCGGAACCGGGTCCCTCCAGTGTGCCCCGCCCGGGGATGACGCGCCATCTCAGGCGTGCCCTGGCCTTATTGGTCAAAGCTTAATGCAGGCGGCGGGCTCACCTTTTCGCGGGGCGACGGTCAGGCGCGGATGGCCTCCACACGCAGCAATTCCGAGTCCAGCCGGGTGGTGCCGTCGGTCGCCTGGTTGTGCCCGGCCCAGTGCGCCTCCAGCTCGGCGCGCAGGGCCGCCTGGCCGCCCTCATCCAGCGACGCGAAGGCGCGGTTGGTGGGGCCGTAGTAGGTGCGGAAGAACTCGACGACCTCGGCGGGGCCGAAGGGGTAGACGAAGGGATACGCGACCCGCTCGAAGCGCACTTCCCGCACACCGGAGCCCAGGCGTTCGCGCACGGTCGCCTCGTCCCCCCACAGCATGGGCGAGGGCATCAGGGGGGAGGGCGGCACGTGGCGGCCCATGAGCCTGAACATGCCGCCGATGAAGCCCCCGGGTGTCCAGTTGCCCATCACGATGCGCCCGCCGGGCCGACACACCCGCAGCAACTCGGCCGCCACGCGGTCGGGGCGGGGGGCGAAGATCGCGCCGAAGAGGCTGCTCACCACGTCGAAGCTCGCGTCCGGGTATGGCAGGTCCTCGGCGTCGCCCTCGTCGAAGCGGGCGGGGAGACCCTCGGCGGTGGCCCGTTTCCGCGCCTGCTCGATCAGGTTGGCGGCGATATCCACCCCCGCCGCGTCGATGCCCGCCCGCGCCGCTGGGATGACGAGCTGGCCCGCCCCGCAGGCCACGTCGAGAAATCGTTCCCCGGGCCTCAGGTCCAGCCGCTCCAGGAACGTCAGCGCCCCCGGTTCCAGGTACCGGGCGAACACCCCGTAGTCGCCGCTCTCCCAGGTCGCCTTGAGCCGGGCCTTGAGCGCCTGCATCTCCGAACTCGTCGCCGTCGTGGTCATAGGGTCCTCCCTCGTGGGCGGCGGGTCTCCCACCCAGCGACTTTCACAGTAGGCGCGGGGCCGGGCGGGCCGGTACGGGGTCCTACGGTACGTCCGCGGGGTCGGTACGGGGGTACGCTGGGGGAATCATGGAGGGTCGGCGCCAGGATGGGGGCCGGGGAACCCTGGTGGGCCGCTCGCGGGAGCAGGCCGCGCTCCGGGAGGTCGCTGAGCGCGCCCGCGGGGGCCAGGGCGGCCTGGTCCTCGTGTCGGGCGAGGCGGGCATCGGCAAGACGCGGCTGGTGGACTCCTTCCTGCTCGCGGAGGGGCTTCCGGTGCTGCGCGGCCCGTCGCGGGACACCCGCCTGGCGGCGCCCTTCTCGCCCATCGCGGCGGTGCTGCGGGCGGGGCTGGCCGCTTCACCCGGGGCGCTCGACCACCTGCCGCTGAGGGGTTACCTCGCGCCCCTGCTGCCCGAACTCGGCCCTGCCCCCTCGCAGGACGGGAACAGCCCGGCAGCCCTGCACGAGGCCATTCGCGGCGCCCTGCGGGCGCTCATGGAGAGCGGCCCCACCGCGCTTGTCCTGGAGGACTTGCAGTGGGCGGATCACGCGACGCTCGACCTGCTGCCCGCGCTGGTCGGCGGGCTCGCGGACCGGCCAGTGCTCGTGGTGGGCACCTTCCGGTCCGAGGAACTGCCCCGCGCGCACCCCCTGCGCCGCGCCCGGCAGGAGCTGCGCCGCGCGGGCGTGCTGGAGGAGCTTCACCTGGGGCCGCTGGACCCGGCGGAGACGGCGGAACTCGCCCGCGCGAGGCTGGGCGCCCCCCTGACCCCGGCCCTGGCGGGAATACTGCACGCGCGCAGCGAGGGCGTGCCGCTGTTCGTGGAGGAACTCGCGGCGGCATTGCAGGGGAACGGGGGCCTCGCGCCGCGGGCGGACGGTCGGCTCGACCTCGCGCCCGGCGCCGCCGTCGAGGTGCCGCTCACCCTGCGCGAGGCCATCGGGCTCGGCCTCGACCGCTTCCCGCCGGGGGTGCGGGCCGCCGCCGAGCTAGCCGC
This region of Deinococcus aerius genomic DNA includes:
- a CDS encoding FAD-dependent monooxygenase; protein product: MTTATTEVLISGAGPTGLFLALWLTRLGVRVRVADPRSGPVRETRAIAVQARTLEFYDQLGLGEEALARGRHFDRLNLFVRGDLRGAVRFRGIGDDLTPHPYLYILTQDQNEEMLAQHLAALGVRVDWETEVTGFTGDEGGVTATLEREGRVETVRASYIAGCDGARSLVRHVVGVPLSGGTYEQRFYVADVELGGKVREGDVNLVLSGDDFLAFFPMPEPRRHRVVGQLPPGTPEDATFDLVRPRIEADGLARVGQLHWFSTYRVHHRVADHFRAGRAFVLGDAAHVHTPVGGQGMNTGLGDAANLAWKLAGVLRGGNAELLDTYEPERRPFAVSLVNTTDRVFTGVVGHGAAARAFRLGVVPTLLPVLARFGAVRRLLFLTISQTRLHYPDSPLSVGHAGKVRGGDRLPWVPHRGGSNFDALKSLSWQVHAYGGADPELLAWCERWGVPLHVFPYGAAARRAGLEPCAAYLVRPDGYVGLAAPRLEVRALDAYAARWLTREVQASPAPVPVLAH
- a CDS encoding TetR/AcrR family transcriptional regulator, which codes for MAPETPRARAKRQQILTAARTLFLSQGYARTSTDAITEAASVSKQTLYAYYRGKSELLAATVAQELSALDLGGRVQDPPATLPELRARLLAFAGAVTGHLLEPDALALLRLLIGEAIHLPELRATLREAFPARLLGVTEGLLREAHGRGLIYAPDPHLSARMFVGPVMSFVALDGLFGDAPPQPPGEAALATLIDLFLRTVSVKGEAP
- a CDS encoding class I SAM-dependent methyltransferase is translated as MTTTATSSEMQALKARLKATWESGDYGVFARYLEPGALTFLERLDLRPGERFLDVACGAGQLVIPAARAGIDAAGVDIAANLIEQARKRATAEGLPARFDEGDAEDLPYPDASFDVVSSLFGAIFAPRPDRVAAELLRVCRPGGRIVMGNWTPGGFIGGMFRLMGRHVPPSPLMPSPMLWGDEATVRERLGSGVREVRFERVAYPFVYPFGPAEVVEFFRTYYGPTNRAFASLDEGGQAALRAELEAHWAGHNQATDGTTRLDSELLRVEAIRA
- a CDS encoding ATP-binding protein, translating into MEGRRQDGGRGTLVGRSREQAALREVAERARGGQGGLVLVSGEAGIGKTRLVDSFLLAEGLPVLRGPSRDTRLAAPFSPIAAVLRAGLAASPGALDHLPLRGYLAPLLPELGPAPSQDGNSPAALHEAIRGALRALMESGPTALVLEDLQWADHATLDLLPALVGGLADRPVLVVGTFRSEELPRAHPLRRARQELRRAGVLEELHLGPLDPAETAELARARLGAPLTPALAGILHARSEGVPLFVEELAAALQGNGGLAPRADGRLDLAPGAAVEVPLTLREAIGLGLDRFPPGVRAAAELAAVLGPAFDADLLLDLADEQAFDALTGGGWLVEEGGGAAFRHALVRDAIYAGIPWSRRRTLHRQVAARLEEVGAPPGVTAEHWLAGREPGRAREALLASAEASCRLHAYRDAAGAVGRALDLWPPGAEEARRLEVLDQLGRCAQACGLLAEAGAAWREAAGARRAAGDTA